From the Mammaliicoccus sciuri genome, the window GATAGTTATATATTAAAGACGACTTCTGCAGATGATATCGCAAATGCGATACGTAAGACGTACAACAAAGAGTCTATTTTTGAACCAGAAGTACTTGTAAAAATGAGAAATAGAATGAACCAGAAAGCTGAATTATTCGAAATGTTGACTGAACGTGAAATGGAAATATTATTATTAATCGCTAAAGGTTATTCAAACCAAGAAATAGCAAGTGCTTCACATATTACGATTAAGACAGTTAAAACGCACGTTAGTAATATATTAAGTAAATTAGAAGTACAAGATAGAACACAGGCTGTTATATACGCCTTTCAACATAATTTAATATCATAATAAAAGAAGTTGAGCTTCCAGAAAGGAGCTCAACTTCTTTTATTTAGTAAATTCATATCCATTTTGTATAACTTCTAAATCACCATTATGTGGATCAATAACGAGTCCATGTATCGGAACAGATTGATCAAATAATGGATGGTTATATACTTTTTGTATATTTGTTTGAACATTTTCAGTTACATCATCAAATCCTCTTAAGAATTGATGAATATTAATACCTGAATGTTCGATTGTGTTAAGTGTATCATCTGTGATACCACGACTTTTCATAGTATCTATTACTGAATCAACATCTAAATTCCCCATTCCACAGTCTTTATGACCCATGATAATGATTTCTTCAGCACCAAGTGCATAAATCGCTACTAATAAACTTCGCATTGTAGAACCATATGGATGAGAAATTGTTGCGCCAGCATTTTTAACAACTTTGATATCGCCATTTTTAAAGCCTAATGCACGCGTAGAAAGTTCTGTTAATCGTGTATCCATACACGTGAGCAATACTGCTTTAGCGTTAGGTGTCTTTGTTGTTATAAGATTTTCATATTCCTTATTTTCTATAAAAGCTGCATTATATTCTAAAATATCATTCAATAGAGGCATTAGTCATATCACCGTTTTCTGTTAAGTTATTAAATGCTTGTTCTTCTAGTGATCCATTTTTAAGCATTTTCTTCTGATGTAGTACTGCGTTTATTTCTGCACCGATGATAATAATTAATCCTGTTAAGAATAACCAAATCATGAGTACGATAATACCTCCGATACTACCATATGTTTTAGAGTAGTTAGCGAAATTATTAACATATACACCAAATAATGCACTTGAACCTAACCATGCAATTGTTGTAAAAGTTGCACCAGGAACAACTGATAATAATTTAATTTTGATGTTTGGTGCAAGTGTATAAAGTGTGATAAATACGATAAATGTCACAATTAATGGTAGTACGACTTTAATTAAACTAAATATCCAACGTAATTCAGATTCTAATCCTAAAGGACCAAATAATAAATTGCCGATTTGTTGACCAAATATAGGTAGTGCTATTGCAATACCGAATACAACAACCATAATAACTGTGAAGAAGACACTCATGATTTTAAGAATGATAGCATTTCTTCCATCTTCAACATCATAAGCGACATTAAATGCGTTCATTAAAGCAGTCATACCATTTGATGCAGACCATAATGCTGCGATTAAACCGAATGAGAATAAGCCACCACTAGCATTATTCATAACGTCATCAATTATGCCAGTAATTAAGTTTGCCGTATCACCAGGTGCATTCTCTGATATCATATTTGTAATTGTATCAGGATTGACTTGGAATAGCGGTATCAACGTTAACACAAATATTAGAGTAGGGAATAACGCAAGTAAGAAGTAATATGAAAGCTGTGCTGCAAGTCCTGTAGCATTATCCTTACCGATTCTGTAAATTAAAGTTGATAAAATATTACCGTCTTTCGTAAATTTAGCTGGCTTATTAATCTTTGAAACATAAAATATTTGGTTATCTTTCTTTGGTGTCTTAGATTCAAATTTTTGTGGTGGAATATAATATTCTTTCTTAATAGACTTTTTTTGTTCGTCTTTAAAGTTTTTAGCTTGTTCTAAAAATTTTGAGCTCGATTTATCATTTCCCATATAAATTCTCCTAATTTAATATGATGTTAAAAAAGACTAGGTTAGATGAATAAGCCTAGTCTTTAATATAAATTATGAATGGTTTGAACCTGAGATTTGTCTTTGATTCTTTTTCTCAATGAATGTATCTTTAGCATCCATAATTGATTGTTCTAATTCTGGATTTTTACGACGAATTTCTTCGATTACATCTTTCCAGTATAGAACTTCATCTTTAATTTGATCTAATTTAGAAGGTTCTCTTGAAGTGTTGCCTTCTTTAATGTTTTGCACTTGGTTTGATAACGATTGGCGAGTGTTTTTATCAGCTAATGCAATAATTGCGCCAATTGTACCACCTATTAAAATAGCAGGAACTAATTTGTTTTGCATAATGTTTTTCCCCTTTCAAGAATATAACTTTAAATTAACATTGACCTACATATCATATCACATATGGATCTCAAATTA encodes:
- a CDS encoding response regulator transcription factor; protein product: MTIRVLFVDDHEMVRIGISSYLSTQEDISVIGEAASGREGIEKAEELEPDVILMDLVMDDMNGIEATQHIKKHQPSVKIVMLTSFIEDNEVYQALDAGVDSYILKTTSADDIANAIRKTYNKESIFEPEVLVKMRNRMNQKAELFEMLTEREMEILLLIAKGYSNQEIASASHITIKTVKTHVSNILSKLEVQDRTQAVIYAFQHNLIS
- a CDS encoding beta-class carbonic anhydrase, whose translation is MPLLNDILEYNAAFIENKEYENLITTKTPNAKAVLLTCMDTRLTELSTRALGFKNGDIKVVKNAGATISHPYGSTMRSLLVAIYALGAEEIIIMGHKDCGMGNLDVDSVIDTMKSRGITDDTLNTIEHSGINIHQFLRGFDDVTENVQTNIQKVYNHPLFDQSVPIHGLVIDPHNGDLEVIQNGYEFTK
- a CDS encoding YihY/virulence factor BrkB family protein, giving the protein MGNDKSSSKFLEQAKNFKDEQKKSIKKEYYIPPQKFESKTPKKDNQIFYVSKINKPAKFTKDGNILSTLIYRIGKDNATGLAAQLSYYFLLALFPTLIFVLTLIPLFQVNPDTITNMISENAPGDTANLITGIIDDVMNNASGGLFSFGLIAALWSASNGMTALMNAFNVAYDVEDGRNAIILKIMSVFFTVIMVVVFGIAIALPIFGQQIGNLLFGPLGLESELRWIFSLIKVVLPLIVTFIVFITLYTLAPNIKIKLLSVVPGATFTTIAWLGSSALFGVYVNNFANYSKTYGSIGGIIVLMIWLFLTGLIIIIGAEINAVLHQKKMLKNGSLEEQAFNNLTENGDMTNASIE
- a CDS encoding YtxH domain-containing protein, translated to MQNKLVPAILIGGTIGAIIALADKNTRQSLSNQVQNIKEGNTSREPSKLDQIKDEVLYWKDVIEEIRRKNPELEQSIMDAKDTFIEKKNQRQISGSNHS